aaagaatatttaaattaatatatattttattggaCTTCGATTCTTGGACCCATTTTAGTTTCTCTTCCACCTCCGCTTTAACTTATTGTGGCTTTTTGTTGTTGTCAAAATAAATATAGTTCAACTGACAGATAAATGTGTTAGTGACCAAGAAATCTATGATTTGAATCTTCAACTTTTCTATTGTACTAAAAATTTCCATGTCACTCTGAATTGTAATAGTTGTTATTACATTTAGGAGTCATTTCTTTCCTAGGTAGTATAAAACTTCCATCAAATGCACGTTTGAATAATTACTCTGTTTATTTGTTAGAATAATGTAGAATATTGAGACATCTTAAGTTTCTCGAGTATCTTAGTTTCTATACAGAGGCATCAATATCTAACAATTTTGGATACCTTTTCAATCAcgagtttttatgatttttatataAAGGGCATCCtctagacatttttttttctctttatttttaaatttttaaaatttatttatttcatatattttctgtttaaaataaagttaatATACATATGCACTAAAATTTCATCCATTATCTTAATGGTCttcttttctcaaaaaaaaaaaaattaataataaaactaaattaatatttcctattttatattttataaaaacctCAAACGATTGCTATAACACACAACTTAAGGTATTCTCATACATGAATCCtccaaaacaaatattattatttgaatatttccAAACATTCTTAGACATTATTACTTTAAAAAAGGGTATATTTATTTTCGTATATCTATAAATTCAACCATATGAATATTCCAGTTATGTATCTAGATTTTTAAAAACCTAGTGGTCCCTTAAaagtttatattaaaaaaattataaatgtttaaaattgagatATGTTGTTAATTAACTCATAGAATATATGTTTCTATCAAATCATAGAGAATTTTTTAACTTGAATGTTGTGTTAATCAAAGTTTAGGACAAGTTTAAggaatatataaaagaaattaccTTTAGAGTTGTGTGGTTGTTTACAAGTCCTAAATTCTCtctaattaaacatacatttttTATTGCCTTAACAATAATGTATTTTGATTCAATCAATCTCAAATGTGACATAGAGTTTAGCTTTTATGGAAATTAACCTAATTACAAGGAATATCAACCTGATGCCTAAGTATAGGGTAAACTATCCCAACACTATACAAAAGGAATATTGTTTGCCAAGTATCTAGCCTTCTCCATGAGCAAGTCCAAATTTATCACATGTTCTCTTTCAATTTGGGTGTTCTATTTATTTCTCCTATtatcttatttaaatttttaagttttattacaAGCTTGATcttctaaatttatttataacatgTCTCAATTTCAGAGAAAGTGTCAAATTAGATTCActcaacaattttattttaaaaatcacaaacataattaaaagtttaagatcctattaaatataaactaaatAGAGTTCAATACGAAATTTTAactgatattttactattatgtaATTTCTAAGTTTGCAAGTGCATTCTTTATTAACTTTTAATTCATTCAAATCTGAACCAGAAATACACAAATCTCCAACTATGACAGACAAACCTACGAAAAAATGTAGGAGGTTAAAAATAGAACCCAAGACGTCTTTCCGAAAGATGTATTCTCTCCCTCAACATTGAAATAGAACTAGCGTAAGACTATGCAACGATAACGAAAATTAAAAGACGAATAATACTCGGGTGCATTTTGAGATGCACTTATTTTTATGCATCTCCTTTTATTActtatataaaagaagaaaaaagaataatttgtCACATCACAAATTATGATTAAATAATATGATGGAATATACAAAAATAGATATTGCCTAGAATGTACCTATGTATTTTTCTAACTTTcatcttaattttattataagaagaaaattaatcatatataaaGCATGAAAGTtaatataattacaaaattttcataaaaaagagtaattctataaaatatttttttaaaagaaaaagaaaatccgGGGAAAGAAACTTATACATGAAACCCGGTAAAATTCCTCCAAAAACCGTACACAGTCGACTCCATTTTCCTCGTGGATCGGATTTTTCCGATCAAATCATAGAAATCGGCCACCGATTTCCGATCAGAATCCGTCAATCTGACCGGTAGATTAAACAATCAAGTTGAGGTCTCAATACATCTTTCCAAGTTTGACGATCTTGATCAATTTCCCTCACTCTGTTTTTAATCTCAACAACCACCAATTCATCCGTCAGCCGGAAAACATCAATCACAGTAACGAATCCACCGTCACGTCCTTCAACTTTAGCTCCCCAACCGTTCTTCTCCACCGCCACATTCTCCAACTTTGCTACGTTCTCAACCGTCACAATAATCTTCTCAGGCGACTCCGCAGAGAGAAACCTCTCGACGCCGGAAGAAAATTCCGTCTCATTAATCAATCCAGTCAAATCGAAACCAGGTGAGAAAGAAATAAGATCAAAAGCATTCAAACATTTCGCATTATTCACATCACCGTAAAGCTCCGAAGAGAAatcttcaatttgttgaaaTTTCTCCTCCTGAAATCCTTTCACAAACCACGGATCTCGATGAATCTCATCAACAGTAATCCTCGTGTCAGGATTCGTATCAAGAAGCCTCGATAAAAACCGTCGCAGATCTGGAGACGTCCATTTAGGGCAATGGAAATCGCCTCTGTAAATCTTCCGATACATCGCCATTAAATTCGAATCGTTGAAAGGAAGATATCCAGTAGTAAGAACATAAAGGATTATACCACAAGACCAGACATCGATTTTAGCGCCATCGTAGCCTTTCTTAGCGAGAATCTCCGGTGCGACGTAAGCCGGAGTTCCACAAAGCGTATGAAGTAATCCATCAGGACGAATCTGATCTGTAAGAGCACTAAGTCCAAAATCCGAAACTCTGAGATCAAAATTATCATCAAGAAGGAGATTCTCCGGTTTCAAATCACGATGAAAAATTCCTTTAGAATGACAATAACCTACGGCGGTAATCAATTGCTGAAAGTACCGACGGCTGAGATTCTCACTGAATCTTCCTTTAGAAACTTTCGCGAAGAGTTCTCCTCCTTTAGCAAACTCCATAACGAAATAAATCTTCGTCTTCGTCGCAAGAACTTCAAAGAGACGAACGACGTTGGGATGACGGAGACGGCGCATGATAGCGATTTCTCTCTTAACGTGCGCCGTGAAACCGCCTTTCAGAACCTTGAGTTTGTTAACGGCTTTGATGGCAACGTTCTGTCCTGTAAGAACGTTTCTGCCATGATAGACCTTGGCGAAAGCTCCACATCCGAGAAGCTTTCCGAGTTCGTATTTTCCGAAGAGAATTCCCTCCGGCAAGGAGTCTCCGCGGGGGAGTCCCGGCGGAGGGTTGTCTTCGAACGCGGGCATGACAACGGAAAACGAAGGTATGTAATCTGGAATATATAGAATAGGATAGGAAGTTTAATTATAGGGATATgggtaattttaaatttatatgaaCTCCTTGTCCGCCATGGAAATAGGCGAGAAGTTTTTAGGAGAGAGAGAAGGAAGATAGAGTGAAGAGGAAATTGGTACAGCAACTCCAGGTTGGGGAAGGAAGGTATTTGAAGGGTATTTGTGGGTTTTTGGTGGGATCCACCAATGACATATGAGATATGACCCTAAAAAAGGATTTGTGACAAACATTAATTATTGACATTACACTACCTATAAGCTATTTTAACCCACATTTATTGTAAATAGatttagattttgtgtttcaaGTTTAGAAGCATAGTTTCTAAGGTTTTTAAAACCTAAGAAGGAAAGGAAAGTTGTTTTGCGTAGGAAAAAACTTATGCGCAGTAGTTGCAAAATAAATTGTTCTATCATaatttggtatatatatatatatataaaattttacttttttttaataatattttaattcactTTTGGTATATTGTCAAATTATGATGTATAGAGATGGATGCTTCTacgtatttatatatatatatatatattgtatccAAAGTTTATTATATGAGTGTTTGCTTTAGCAGTTTGAGACCTTTTGTCATCTTTGTAtcaatttagattttaatagttgtattaatttaaaccctccattatgttttattttgatatagTTGTGAAAAACCATGGTTTAAACACCACCGAAGTTCGGGATTTTAATTGATACGATTATtaatttatggtttaaattgatataactatCAAAGTTCAagataaattgatatttttcctttttttaatatttgtttgtGAATTCTCAGACATCTACTTAATAATCGGTTTTGTATATGAATTGAGCTTAATTAGTTACGTTTTTTCTAGCATAGGAGGTACGTGTATGGTGAGTGGTGCTTAGTGTTATAAAAGTAGATTGGAACTTCATGTGTGTACGACATGAAGTGTTGTTGATCATTATTTATGTGACGATTTtattaaaagcatgttttatagtgattttaaaaatgacaaaagtgattttaacgaTTTCAGAATTACTCCCAAATATGTCCTGAGTCCCAttcaataatataattttttaagcaaaatctaacccaaattttaaattttaaacctaaaaaattatttacaaaaatggcactttaaaaaaatctaaatttaacataaattgtattaatattaattttaaaaaataggtgacaccaaaatcataaataaaagtagtatttataaatttaatttttaaaaatatgatcataaaaatgagaattttttaatacaattgaATGGTCAGACCTCTTAATCATTAATATGTATTTATGTTAATTGAATTACATTCCAACAAAGTCcagattaaattaaaactaagaattaaaattaaatatatttaatatttataatataaaagcCTTTTTGGTGGGGTCCATGAGTGACATAAGCATAAAAAAATTGTGGCCAACCACGTGCTACGCCTGATTTTTGTGTAGGCATGGAATGGTACGTTTCTACGGTCACTTACTTTTCAATCAAAAGCCGAGTTTCCTAATTGCGCTCTCTACTCGTTCAAATaattaacttttagtttttctaaaattaattcaccaaATTTAACTCaaccaacaaaatatatatattaattagtttaaaccTTAAACCTTAAGTTTCATaactattataatttttttcctaaaaaaagtgaaaatttataatttgttcAATTGAAATTCTAAATGgctataaaagaataaaatgtatCAAATTTTATGTATATAGACATTTTCAAATGTCATATTGATAAAACGaacaattaaatttgatttatgatcaattttaaaagattagagTTCAAACCAATTTGTTCATATAAGTCTTAGgagttatatataaattaaaatacttATCAAAgttaataattcaaattaacgtAATTATTAGTTGATAATTTTAACagatataattatgaaatttaggatataaattaatatttatcattaaaaaaaattatcttattAATGGagaatattttatgtttgttcTTCTCCATTTGCTACCCCATCACTTAGGTTTCCCTTAAACTCCTCCTGATTTGAACATATTCAAAtgataaattgaaaatataatttttttttaatctaagtACATAGAATTTTATCTTTTCGTTTAACTTTTAAATCCATCTTCAAtctctttattttaaattatgtgaTAAgatatctaaaatttaaaatacaattgcgattttttttttttttttaaagaataaggAGGCTCAATTTTCTTTGGGGATATATTCTCTACTCGATCTAAAtcatctataattttttttttcctttaaaaaaaatagtttttggtATTCACACATTAAAAAAAGTTACCttatttttgtataaaattgaatatttaatcaATCTCATTacaagataataataataaagctGGGATCTTCCTAAAAAATCGTGAGGCTGCTATGATTCCTTGAAATCAATTATTATGATTGTAGATAGAGAAAGACATTACTGTAGATCTtgtaacttatttttatttatagttaaattataagttgaaATTTTCAAGGccttaatttgtaattttgaaagttaaaggatcacttattttttgaaatgtaaataattataatatttggatgatattttaaataactatatttCTT
The nucleotide sequence above comes from Benincasa hispida cultivar B227 chromosome 3, ASM972705v1, whole genome shotgun sequence. Encoded proteins:
- the LOC120074707 gene encoding CBL-interacting serine/threonine-protein kinase 14, which translates into the protein MPAFEDNPPPGLPRGDSLPEGILFGKYELGKLLGCGAFAKVYHGRNVLTGQNVAIKAVNKLKVLKGGFTAHVKREIAIMRRLRHPNVVRLFEVLATKTKIYFVMEFAKGGELFAKVSKGRFSENLSRRYFQQLITAVGYCHSKGIFHRDLKPENLLLDDNFDLRVSDFGLSALTDQIRPDGLLHTLCGTPAYVAPEILAKKGYDGAKIDVWSCGIILYVLTTGYLPFNDSNLMAMYRKIYRGDFHCPKWTSPDLRRFLSRLLDTNPDTRITVDEIHRDPWFVKGFQEEKFQQIEDFSSELYGDVNNAKCLNAFDLISFSPGFDLTGLINETEFSSGVERFLSAESPEKIIVTVENVAKLENVAVEKNGWGAKVEGRDGGFVTVIDVFRLTDELVVVEIKNRVREIDQDRQTWKDVLRPQLDCLIYRSD